A genome region from Gambusia affinis linkage group LG24, SWU_Gaff_1.0, whole genome shotgun sequence includes the following:
- the gbx2 gene encoding homeobox protein GBX-2, producing MSAAFSPSFMVMQRPLGSTTAFSIDSLIGGPPQPSPGHFVYTGYPMFMPYRSVVLQPPPPPPPPALQQALPGGHHPQIPGLQSGFCSSLAQGLTQGLTQGLTQGMALTSTLMASLPGGFSPSQQHQEAARKFGSQALRLEAEDGKSFLAGKESALPAFHDADAPLQTSTARALSKDESKEEDGGRKDESFSMDSDLDYSSDDNLTSLCHKEDADGGGGLDDAPHLHGATSGGGCAAGGGAAGGGSGKNRRRRTAFTSEQLLELEKEFHCKKYLSLTERSQIAHALKLSEVQVKIWFQNRRAKWKRVKAGNVNNKSGEPSRNPKIVVPIPVHVSRFAIRSQHQQMEQARP from the exons ATGAGCGCGGCGTTCAGTCCGTCCTTCATGGTGATGCAGCGGCCACTCGGAAGCACCACCGCCTTCAGCATAGACTCCCTGATCGGCGGGCCCCCGCAGCCCAGCCCGGGACACTTCGTCTACACCGGGTACCCGATGTTCATGCCCTACCGCTCCGTGGTGCTGCAGCCGCCGcccccgccgccgccgccggccCTGCAGCAGGCGCTGCCCGGCGGACACCACCCGCAGATCCCCGGGCTGCAGAGCGGCTTCTGCTCCAGCCTGGCGCAGGGTTTGACGCAGGGTTTGACGCAAGGTTTGACGCAGGGCATGGCGCTCACCTCCACCCTCATGGCCTCGCTGCCCGGCGGCTTCTCCCCGTCCCAGCAGCACCAGGAGGCCGCCAGGAAGTTCGGCTCGCAGGCGCTGCGGCTGGAGGCGGAGGACGGGAAGAGCTTCCTGGCCGGGAAAGAGTCCGCGCTGCCGGCCTTCCACGACGCGGACGCGCCGCTGCAGACTTCCACAG CCAGAGCTCTGTCCAAGGACGAGTCCAAGGAGGAGGACGGCGGCCGGAAGGACGAGAGCTTCTCCATGGACAGCGACCTGGACTACAGCTCCGACGACAACCTCACGTCCCTCTGTCACAAAGAGGACGCGGACGGCGGCGGAGGCCTGGACGACGCGCCGCACCTGCACGGCGCGACGTCCGGCGGCGGCTGCGCGGCGGGCGGCGGCGCGGCGGGCGGCGGCAGCGGCAAGAACCGGCGGCGGCGCACCGCGTTCACCAGCgagcagctgctggagctggagaaggagttCCACTGCAAGAAGTACCTGTCGCTCACCGAGCGCTCCCAGATCGCGCATGCGCTGAAGCTGAGCGAGGTGCAGGTGAagatctggttccagaaccggCGCGCCAAGTGGAAACGGGTCAAGGCCGGAAACGTCAACAACAAGTCCGGGGAGCCGAGCCGGAACCCCAAGATCGTGGTTCCGATCCCGGTGCACGTCAGCCGCTTCGCCATCAGGAGTCAGCACCAGCAGATGGAGCAGGCCCGGCCGTAG